The DNA sequence GATCGAGCGCAGCAGGCTGGAACTGGTGCGTCAGGATTACTACGACACCGACGGGGGGGTTGCCAGCTTGATTCGTTACACTGCGCCCGTCGCTGAGGGTCAGGCGGTCGTCAACACCAGGATCGTGCTGGAACGGCCCCGGGATCGATACACGCTCCGGCTCCGGTTGGACCCGAAGAGCCTGAAGACCGGGCGCCAATTGGAGGAACGGCATTTCGACCTGCCGATTCCGCCGGGAGCGGAATTGATCGAGCTGCGATAGGCCGGAACAGGACACCGATTCGCCGGGATTCTCCCGGTCGGCGGAGACCGCCGATCCCCTGGCTGCCGGCGTCCGAAGACGTTGAAGCCCGATTCCGAACCGGTATACAATGGCGATTGCGGTTACCCTGGATCGTCCAGTCAAGGCTCGTGGCCGAGAGGGCTCCCGTCATTTGATTTTCGCACCGGGACTCTCCTGAATGAGGCACACTCTGGAAATGGATCGAGTCAAGAATCTGGTGGTAGCCGAGGACCTCCAGATGGTCTTTCGCATCGGAAAGATGGAGGTCCCCGCTCTCCGCGGCATCAACCTGAAGGTCCGGACCGGCGAGTTCCTGGCCATCATGGGACCCAGCGGTTGCGGCAAATCCACACTGCTCCACCTCCTGGGCGGACTCCTGACCCCCTCTTCAGGCCGGATCTGGATCGACGGAGTGGAGATGAGCCTGGTCAGCGATGCGGAAAGGACCGAGATCCGCAAGATGAAGATCGGATTCGTCTTTCAGCGGTTCAATCTCCTGCCGACCCTGACGGCCCGGCACAACATCGAGCTGGCGTGCCGCATTCATGGCAACGGCCATCAGAATGAGGCCCGGACTCGAGAAATCTTTAAACTGTTGGGATTGGAGGGCAAGATGGATCACAAGCCCTCCGAGCTCTCAGGGGGCGAACAACAACGGATCTCCGTTGCCCGCGCCGTCATCAATCGACCCGCCTTGCTCCTGGCGGATGAACCCACGGGAAACCTGGATTCCCAGAACTCCGACAACGTGCTCTCCATCCTGAAAGAGCTGAATCAGCGTTATAACCAGACCATCCTGATGATCACCCACAATCCGGATGCCGCCGCGGCCGCCAGCCGCGTCATCCGGATGATGGACGGCCGGCTTGTGAGCTCGGATTCCGAGTAGACTCCGCCGCCGTCGGCTTACCCGGAAGCTCCCCCAAAGTAAAGGAGCGGCGATTTCCAATCGCCGAAACCCATTGTGACAAACCGGTCGACGAAGACTGGGCGATTCGAAATCGCCCCCCCTTTTTCTCAGAACTGAATGACGTTGACGTCGGAAGGCAGCTCCAGCTCGAACCTGGAAGCCGGCAGGTCCAGGTTCAAACGGACGTCTTCGAACCGGATCAGCAGGTAGTCGCGCGTGGGCTCCACCAGCTTCTGCTGAATGGGGACCCAGAGCCGGCCGTCGACCCAGAGCACGATACGGGAGAAAAAGGCGGAGACCTTGCCGGACCGGGGAGTCAGTTCGAGCGCGTAGGTCTCCCGGCCGCCGACCATCTCCGGACCCAGCCATCGTATGGAATAGGCATCGCGGAGAGCCTCCTTCTTGGAGGTGAAGCCCAGCAGCAGGAACTCCGCCCGATCCTTTCTCGCCCCCAGATCGTACCGGTTGGCCTGCTTGAGAAGCGGCTGATAGAAGATCCCTTTCCCGTCATTGATCAGGAGCGTGCTCACGCCCGGCTCCGTGATGTCTCTGCGCAGACGGATCGCCTCATTCTCCCTGAGGAAATGAAATTCGCCCCGCTCTTCCTCGTCGAACTCCTCCAGGATGTCGGTCCATTTCTTCTGGATGATCCTCGCGCTCATGGATTGGAGATTTCCGCCTCTCCGGTCCATCTTCTCCAGAACCGACTCCAGGCCGGGCGCTGCCGGAACCGTCTCCATGGCCCCCGACGGAAGGCCCGTGAAGAATCCCAGAAGCAGAAAGAGGAGGGAGATCCGCGCTGAATCCATTCGTTTCAAGGGGGTGAGATCTCCTGCCTGGAGGACGGCAGGACCCTTTGGTTGAAGGTCTGGACCTGAGATTTCTTCGGATCGGGTACGATCTCCTGCTGATTTTCAGGCTCCTGCCTCTTGGAAAAGAGGGAGCCGTCGAAGACCGAGCCCGGAGTGAGAAAAATAAAGCCCAGGATCATCACGCAGACCACGTCGTAGCGCCAGGTTCCCCGGACGTACCGCATCGAGCCCGCGGGCTGCCGGCCCGCGCGCCCCTGACCCGGCTTCGGCTCGGACGGCCTCATCTGGGAGCGGGTGTGGAGAATCCGGTGAATCACCGTCCAGTTTCCGATGACGGCGATGGCCCAGAGGACGGGTTCCATGAAGTAGAAGGAGCCGATGATGAGCAGAACCAGGCGTTCGGGCCGTTCCAGGAATCCGACCTTGCAACTGGGGATCAGGCATTCGGCCCGGGCCCTGGTGTAGCTGATCAGCACCGACCCCATCATGGCCACGCTCACCAGGACGACGTAGGTGAACCGGTCCTGTTGGCCGTAATAAATGATGAGGCCCAGGTAGATGATCAAATCCGAGTAGCGGTCCATCACCGAATCGAAGAAGGCCCCGAATGGAGTCGCGGTGTTGGCGGTCCGGGCCACCATCCCGTCCACCATGTCGAACAGGCCGGCGAGGATCAGCACCAGGCCGGCGGTAACGAAGTGGCCACTCGCAAAAACGAACGCCGCCCAGATGCTGGTGATGAACCCCAGAAAGGTGAGGTGATTGGGCTTGACGTGCAATGCCATCAAACACCGCACGATTCCCCTCAGGATGACCTGGGCTCCGTGGCCGATGGTTTGCGAAATCATGGATTCTCTCCCCGACTCAGAACAGCTTGAATCGGATGGTCAGGAACTTCTTGGGATCCTGCCGGAAGTCATGGATCAACTTCACCATTTCCGAAGTCAGATGATTCAGATTCTCGTAAAGCGCCTCGTCCTTCGCCAACCGTCCCAGGGTTCCCTCACCGTCCTGAACGGCCTCCAGGAACACCGCCATCTGGTCCATGGTTCGGCGCAGGTCCACATAGAGTTGATCATCCCTTGACAGTTTGCCCAGAGTGCCCTCTCCCGCTTCCATGCGCTGGGTAATGGATTGGAGACTCGCCGTAGTCTGTTCGATGCTGTCGTAGAGCGAGGGGTCCTTCGAGAGCTTGCCCAGAGTGCCCTCCCCCTGCTCGACTCGCCTGACGATTTCATCCATCCGGGCGGAAATGCCCCGGACGCTCTGGTAGATGTCATCCTCACGAATAAGGCTGGGAACGGTTCCCGGCCCTTCGATGAGACGCTCAGTGAGTATGGCCACCCTTTCGCTGGTTTGCTGGAACAAGGCCATGATCTTGTTGATGTTGTTGAAGAATTCGGGATTGGTCAGAAACTGGCCGACGGTACCCTCTCCTCTTCCCAATCCCCCCATGATTTCTTCCAACCGTCCTGACAGGGCCTCCACGTTGACCAGCACGTCGTTGGCTCCGATGATCAGTTCCCTGAAACCGGGCTCGGTGGAACCGGTGATCACCACGACCTCGTCGGTCTCCACGCCGAACCAGGTCTCGAATTCCTCTTCGACCACCAGCGCGGGCTCATCGGACCGCCCCAACGACACCTCCACGTACTTGTCGCCAAGCAGCCCGATGGACCCCAGCGAGATGTTGCTGTCGCGCTGGACCCAGACCCGGTATTCCTGCTTGATGTCCAGGTAGACCTCCACGTTCTGGAGCCGCCACCGGACTCTGTCGATCCCGGACTGGAGCTGCTTGAGACGCTCATCGTCGGGAGGCTGCTTGCGCCGCTCTTCCTCCGCCAGTCTTTCCAGTTCGCCGATCTCCGCCAAGGTGATCCGGTTCGTCTCGGTCGGGGGCATCTCGCCCGGCTTGGAGATCTTGATCCGCGAGACGTTGCCCGCTTCGACGCCGCCGATGAGGATGATGTCCGACGGTTTCAGCCCCGCAGTGTCGTTGAGGTAGGTCTTGGCTCGAAACGTCTCCTCCAAGAGGCCGACCCGGGTGCCGATGTTGAAGACGGCCAGACCCAGAATCGCCATGGTGACGACGGCGAAAAGCCCGACTTTGAGTTCCGCGAGACGGGTCGGTCTGCCTCTGTCTCTACCTCTACGCATGCTAATCACCACGGCTCCTCAAACCCCAACACACCTGGACTTCACGGTGGAAGTCCAGGGGAGCATCAGGCCAGGAACTCACGGACGTACTCGTCGCCCCCCTCCCGGGAGGGGTCTCCTCCCTCATAGTGGATTCGTCCATCCTTGATCATGACGAATCGAGTGTTCCGCAATGTCGTCTCCGGGTCCACCGGCTTGAAGTCGACGGTGCCATCCGGCGCCTTCGTGGACACTTCCCCCGAAAGGGCGCGAACCGCCTGCAGGTCGTTGGTGACCAAAATCCCGGTTACGCCCTCCAGGTCCCGCAATCTCATGATGAGTTCGCAGGTGATTCTGCTGGTGATGGGATCGAGCCCTGCCGTCGGCTCATCGTAGAGCATGATCCTCGGGCTGCCCATCAATGCCCGGGCGATGGCCACGCGCCTCTTCATTCCCCCCGACAGCTCGGTGGGCATCTTGTCGATGGCGTTCTGCAATCCCACGAATCCCAGGAGCCGGTACACCCAGTCGTCGATCTGATCCATGGTATACCCGTCGGACTCAATGACCCGATAGGCCACATTCTCCCAGACCGTCAGGGAGTCGAAGAGAGCTCCCTCCTGGAATACGATGCCGATTTTCCGGCGAATCGGCATCAAGTCATCCTCGCGAAGCCGAGTGATCTCCTCGCCGTCCACGAACACGGACCCGGAATCGGGGCTGACCAGGCCCACCACCATTTTGAGGATGGTCGATTTCCCCGACCCCGATCCTCCCAGCAGGACCATGGTTTCGCCCCGGCGCACCTCCATGTCGAAATCTTCGAGCACCGTATGGTCCTCGTATTTCTTGGTGACGTTCTCGAAGCGGATCACACTCAATGCCACAACTCCAGAATGAGCTTGCCCAGGAAAAAATCGGCCACGATGACCAGGATGGAGGCCGTCACGACGGCCTGCGTCGTATTGCGTCCGACGCCCCTGGTTCCACCCCGGGTTCCCAAGCCATAGTAGCAACCCACGGAGCCGACGATGAAGCCGAATACGACCGGTTTCATCAGACCCTCCAGCACAACATTGTAGTCGATGGCTCTAAAGGCCTCATTCCAATAGAGGGCCGTATTCAAGCGGAGATTGTAGAACGACACGATCCACCCGCCGACCAACCCGAATACGTCCGCGATCACGGTCAAGAGGGGCACCATGGTGGTGCAGGCGATGACACGTGGAGTCACCAGCTTTTTCACAGGATCCGTTCCGAGGGCCCGCATGGCGCTGATCTGCTCCGTCACCACCATGGATCCCAATTCCGATGCGATGCCTGAACCGGCCCGGCCGGCCAACATCAATGCCGTCAACACGGGACCCATTTCCCGGATCAACGACAGGGAGATCAGTTGCCCCATGAGATTCACGGCGCCGAACGCCTTCAGAGATTTCGAAGTCTGCAAGGCCAGGACGCCGCCGGTGAAAAAGCCGACCAGGACCACGATCAGGACCGACCGGACCCCAATCGTCTCCATCTGCTGGAACGTATCCTGGATGTAGCGTGGACGGCGGAAGATGTTGGTGACGCTTCGGATCGTAAGGGTGACGTACTCCTCAACCTCGTACAGGATCTTGTAGAGGAAATCCATGGTCATCCTCGGCCCCGGCCGCTCCCGCCGGCGGTTTGCGGATAAATGTTAGACTATGAGGCCTCCGCAGTGCGGAAACCGCTGCCATCAGGGGCAGCCGGAAGCGGGCCGAAAAAGCCCGGTGAGTCTACCAGAGAGGGTGTTCCGCTTCCAAGCAACGTCTTTAGTAACAGCAGGTTCCGGATAACACATCATGTTGCGATTTCTTACTTCCGGCGAGTCTCACGGCAAGGGTCTCATCTCCAACATAGAGGGTTTTCCGGCCCAGGTTCCCGTCGACGTGGATTTCATCAACGCCGATCTGCGGCGGCGCATGAGTGGATACGGGCGGGGCCTCCGCATGAAGATAGAGAGCGACCAGGTGGACATTTTCGCGGGTGTCCGCAACGGCGAGACGCTGGGGTCGCCCATCGCCTTCATCATCCACAACCGGGACTGGGTCAATTGGACCGAGGTCATGAGCGTGGAACCCAATCCCGAGGGCGTCCGCAAGCGGCAGGTCACGCGGCCGCGTCCGGGACACGCCGATCTCGTGGGGGCCTTGAAATACCAGTTCAGGGACATGCGCAACGTCCTGGAACGTTCCAGCGCGCGCGAAACCGCCTCCCGGGTGGCGGTCGGGGCCTTCTGCAAGCTGCTGCTCCGTGAACTGGGCATCCAGGTCTACAGCCACGTCATTTCGATTCGGAACGTTCGGATCTCGGACGAACTTCTGGACTCGGTGTCCATCGATCTGATCCCCCGGATCGAGTCCTCGGACCTGCGCTGCTGCGACCCGGATCTGGACGATGCCATGAAGGCGGCCGTGGACGACGCCATCGACCGGGGAGACACCTTGGGCGGAACCTTCGAAGTCCGCGCCGCCGGAGTTCCTCCGGGCCTGGGCAGCCATGTCCACTGGGACCGGAAACTGGACGGACGGCTCGCCCAGGCCCTCATGTCCATCAACGCCATCAAGGCCGTGGAAACCGGCAGCGGCTTGGAAAAGGCTCCCATGGGCAGCGAATTCCACGACGAGATCTTCTACGACGATGAGAAAAGGGAGTTCTACAGGAAGACCAACCGGGCCGGCGGCATCGAGGGTGGGACTTCCAACGGCCAGGAGATCATCGTTCGGGCCGTGGTCAAACCCATCGCCACCCTGAAGCGGCCGCTGATGTCGGTGAACCTGGAGACCAAGGAAGCCTTCAAGGCCCAGTACGAGCGGTCGGACACCTGCGTGGTTCCCGCAGCCGGAGTCATCGGCGAAGCCATGGTGGCCATCGTGCTGGTCCAGGCGATTCAGGAGAAGTTCGGCGGAGACAACCTGTCCGAACTCAAGAACAACCTGGAGAGCTTCCGTGAACGGGTGCGGGCCATGTGACCCGCGTTCCTGGAACTCGGAATGATCAGACCCATCCTCAAGTTCGGGGCTCCCGAACTTCAGCGCGAGAGTGAACCGGTCGAGACCTTCGACGGGAAGCTGCGGGATCTGGCCCGGGACTTGCTGGAGACCATGTACGCGGCCCCCGGAATCGGCTTGGCGGCCCCGCAGGTGGGGGTCAACCTCCGGCTCCTGGTCGTGGATATCAGTGCCGGGGAAGAGAAAGGGAACCAGATCGTTCTGGTCAATCCGGAGATCCTCGAGACTGAGGGGGAGCAGAAGGGGGAGGAGGGGTGCCTCAGCATCCCCGGATTCACCGCCATGGTGGACCGGCCGCAACGGATTCGAATCGCCGGGCAGGACACCCGGGGCCGTCGGGTCGAAGTGGAGGCCCAGGATCTTCTGGCACGGGCCCTATGCCATGAGGTGGACCACCTGGACGGCGTTCTCTATCTGGACCGGATTTCATTCTTCAAACGAGACCTGATCAAGCGCAAGATCCGGAAGCTGATCCGCTCCGGGGACTGGTGATGCGGGTCCTGTTTCTGGGCACGCCCGATTTCGCACGGACGTTTCTCGAGGCATTGGCTCAGAATCAAACCCGCCTCGGCCTGCGGTTGGCCGGCGTCGTCACTCAGCCGGACCGAAAAAGCGGCCGGGGACGCAAGCTGTCGCCGCCGCCCGTCAAGGTCGCCGCCCTTCAGTTCGGCCTGCCGATTTTCCAGTGCGCCAGAATCCGTGGAGACGCCGAGGCGCTGGAATTCCTCCGGCAAGCTCGGCCCGACGTGATGGTGGTCGTCGCCTTCGGACAGATTCTTCCCCGCGAGTTCTTCGCCTGGCCCCGTTTCGGCAGCCTCAATGTCCACACCTCCCTCCTGCCCCGATACCGCGGCGCCGCCCCCGTGGTCCACGCCATCCTGAACGGAGAGAAGGAGACCGGGGTGACCATCATGAAGTTGGACGAGGGCATGGATACCGGTGACGTGCTGGCTCAATCCACGACCCCCATCGGACCCGACGTCACATCGGGGGATCTGGAACGGCAACTCTCACGGCAGGGTGTCGAACTCCTGCTCGGGACCCTGCCCTCCTACCTCTCGGGCGAGCTCCAGGCGCGCCCCCAGGACCATGAGCGAGCGATTCTCGCCCCTCTCATCCGGAAAGACGACGCGCGGATCGACTGGACCCGGCCGGCATGCCGGATCCATGACCAGATCCGCGCCTTCAATCCCCGGCCCGGCGCCTTCACCTGTTTTCGCGGGGAGCGCCTGAAGATCTGGCGAAGCCGCAATCCACACGCCTCCGCCTTCCCGGTCCCGGACGGCCGGATTCGCACCACCGGCAAGGGCTCCATTCTGGTGGGATGCGGCCAAGGCACCTCGCTGGAACTCTTGGAACTCCAGTTGGCCAACCGCGGGCGCCTGCGGGCCCGGGACTTCACCAACGGGATGACACTGAGGTCGGGAGAACGCCTGGGAGTTGGAGGGTGAAGCCCACGGCCAGGTCGGTGGCCCTGCGGGTGCTCCTGGGCAGTGGCAGCGGCCGCCGGGTCTCCCTGAAAACCCATTTCGAATCCTCCGATTTCGGAGTTCTGCCGGACCGCGATCGGCGGCTGGCGACGGAGCTGGTCTACGGCGTCCTGCGAAACCAATCCCTCCTGGACTATCAACTGGATGGTTTGCTGGAGCGTTCCCGCGCCCGCCTGGATCCGGAAGTGCTCCAAGTATTGCGTGTGGGACTGTTTCAACTCAACCATCTGAGGATTCCGGAGCGGGCGGCGGTCCATGAGTCGGTCCGGCTCTGCCGGGAATTCCGCAAGGCCTCCGCCGCGCCTCTGGTCAACGCCGTCCTCCGCCGCTTTCTGCGCGACCGGCCCGCTGCTCCAAATTCCGGCGACACCCAGAGTCTGTCCATCCGCTACAGCCACCCCGAATGGCTCGTGCGCCGGTACCTCTCAAGATTCGGGTCCGAGGACGCGCGGACGATTCTGGAGCGAAACAACCGCCCGCCGGCGCTGTATCTTTGGGTCAATCCATTCCGGACGACGCGGACGAGCTTCTGCAGGCGGCTGGACCGGGAAGGCGTCCCTTTTCAACCTCATCCCCGCCTTCCCCATTGCGTCCGGGTGAATTCCAGGTCATTCGTCCGGCATCCCCTCTATCGGCGGGGCCACTGCTTCCTGATGAGTCCGGCCAGCCAGGAGGTCGCTCAACTCGGCGACCTCAGCGGGTGCCGGACGCTGGGCGATTTCTGCGCAGCTCCCGGGGGAAAGTCCTTCATTCTTCAGGCCCGCAAAAGATCCCGCGCCCGCCTGATCTCCTGCGACCTCAGCTTGTCCCGCCTGCGTCAGATGAAGGCCAGAGCCGGCCTCTACCGGATCCCACAGCTTGGGGCCGTTCAGGCCGATCTGGTCCATCCCCCGTTCCGGAGCCGTTTCGACTTCATCCTGCTGGACGTCCCGTGCACCGGGACCGCCACCCTGAGGGCCAATCCGGACATTCGGTGGCGGCTGGCCGAGGAAGACGTCCGACGATTGTCCCGGATTCAGCGCGCCCTCTTGCGGAGCAGTTTTCGAATGCTGCGCCCCGGAGGGCAGTTGGTCTACGCCACCTGTTCCACCGAGCCGGAGGAGAACCTTGAGGTGGTGGAGACTCTGCTCAACTCGGAACCGGAGGCCAAATTGGTGCGGCAGCCGGAGGAGGACTTCCTGAAGCGCGAGGCCTTCTTCGCCGCGTGGCTGGTGCGGACAGGAGGGGGGACTGTCAGTCCCCCCGTGACTCGCGGAATCGGGGGTTGAAGACCGCCGCTCACACGCTCATACGCTCGTTACTCTGGAGTTCGGCGACAAGGATGTCGCCGCTCCGTTCGGCGACAAGGATGTCGCCGCTCCGTTCGGCGACAGGAATGTCGCCGCTCCATTCGGTGACAAGAATGTCGTCGCTCCCAGCGCTTGGAGTCACCCCTGGCGGTGTGGTAGCGTGTTTGCTCCGCAGATAGATACCGGTCATGGTTTCCAGGAGAAGGAAGAAAAAGCGTTCGGCCAGACGGCGCAATCCGTTCGTGGCCGTGGTCAAGCTGGGCCTGTTGGCCGGCGTCCTGATGGTCGTTTTTCTCTTCAGCCTGATCATCAGCATGCGAGTGGCGACGCGGGCGACGGAGGTCGTGGTCCCGTCCCTCATCCGGACCGACATGGAGCAGGCCAGAAAAAAACTGGAAGCGTTGGGCCTGGGATTGGCCGTGGAGGGAGAAGTCTACGACGCGTCGATTCCCAACGGCGCCGTCGTCGCTCAGCTTCCCACTCCCGGCGTCCGCCTCAAGGCCAACGGCCGGGTCAGGGTGATGGTGAGCCTGGGAGTTCAGCATAAACCGGTCCCGGATCTCATCGGGTCCACACAGCGGGTCGCCCGCCTGATGTCGCAACAGTCGGGCTACGAGATCGGACACACCAGCGAGATCTTCCTCGCCGACGTGGGATCGGACCAGATCATCCGCCAGGTCCCCAACCCGGGGTCCACGGAAGTCCTCACGGCCCGCGTCGACGTCCTGGTGGGCAAGAAGCGGGTCCAGAGCTACATCATGCCTGATTTCAGGGACTTGAATCTGAACCGGGTGCGGTCCCTCATTCGGAAGAACGGCTTCGAGTCGCCGAAGGTCAATTACACCAGGGGGGCCAGGAGATCCCGGGGCAAGGTGGTCCGTCAATATCCCGAGGCGGGAAACATGTTGAAGGAAAACGATAAGATCATTCTGGAGGTCGCCAGCTGATGCCTTGGATCGCCCCATCTCTACTCTCGGCCGACTTTCTCGATCTGGGAGGCGCCGTCAGGGAAATGGAGCAGGCCGGATGCCGAATTCTGCACCTGGACGTCATGGATGGACATTTCGTTCCCAACCTGAGCTTCGGCCTGCCGGTGATCGAGGCGGTGCGCAAACAGACCGACCTGATCCTGGACGTCCACCTCATGATCTCGAACCCGGAAGACATGGCCGATGCGTTCATCGACGCGGGCGCCGACTATTTGAGCGTCCAATATGAAACAGTTCTGCATTTGGACCGTCTAATGGACAGGATCCGGGAAAAGGGGGCGAAGCCGGGCGTGGCGCTGAATCCTCACACACCGGTCGGCGTCCTGGAGGAAATCCTCCCCAAGTGCCACCACGTCATGATCATGTCGGTGAATCCGGGATTCTCGGGGCAGCGCTTCATTGCCACGAGCTTCGATAAAATGAGAAAATTGAGGGAGATGGCGGCCCGGGACAATCTCCGGGTCAAGATCGAGATCGACGGCGGCATCAAGCCAGCCAATACGCAGGATGCGGTTCGGGCCGGGGCCGAGATCATGGTGGCCGGTTCGGCCATCTTCGGAACGCCCTCTCCGGGTGAGACGTTTCGCCAGATGCAGACTCTCGCCGAGGAGGCTTGACCGTAATCTGAATGGGGACAGTGACAATGAGAACTGTTATCAGGCTGACCTTGCTGGCGAGCGCCCTGATCGTTCTGGCTTCCTGCGGCGGCCGCAAGGGCGCGGATCTGCAGGAGGGGGCGGTGGCGCCCGACAAGACCCTTTTCGAAAACGGGATGAAGTTCCTGGGCAAGAAGCACTTCATCAAGTCGCGCCTTTCCTTCCAGACGCTCATCAGCACTTATCCCGAGAGCGAATACACGCCGACCTCGTTCCTCTCCATCGCCGATTCGTACTACGAGGAAGGAGGCAAGGAGAACCTGCTCCAGGCCGAAGCCCAGTACAAGGACTTCATCATTTTCTACCCCACCCACGAGAGCGCCGACAACGCCCAGATGAGGATCGCCGCCATCAACTACCGGCTTATGAAGCCTCATGACCGGGACCCCACCTATACCCGCAAGGCGGAGATCGAACTGAAGAAGTTCCTGGATGACTTCCCGGACAGCGAGCTGGCGCCGACGGCGGAAGAGTTTCTCAGGCAGGTGCGCGAGGAATTGGCCAAGGGTGTCCACACGGTCGGCGCCTTCTATTTCGACCGGAAGAGGTATTCCGCCGCGGCCAACCGATTCGAGGAGGTGGTGGACGAATACAACGAGTTCAGCCGGCTCGACGAGAGCCTGTTTTACCTCGCTGATTCACTGGAGAATCTGGGACGGGTCGAGGAAGCGACGGTCTACTACTCCCGTGTGGCGCGAGAGTACGAATTCAGCCCCTACTTCGACAACGCCAGGGAGAAGCTGATCCTTCTGGAAA is a window from the Acidobacteriota bacterium genome containing:
- a CDS encoding 16S rRNA (cytosine(967)-C(5))-methyltransferase RsmB, translated to MKPTARSVALRVLLGSGSGRRVSLKTHFESSDFGVLPDRDRRLATELVYGVLRNQSLLDYQLDGLLERSRARLDPEVLQVLRVGLFQLNHLRIPERAAVHESVRLCREFRKASAAPLVNAVLRRFLRDRPAAPNSGDTQSLSIRYSHPEWLVRRYLSRFGSEDARTILERNNRPPALYLWVNPFRTTRTSFCRRLDREGVPFQPHPRLPHCVRVNSRSFVRHPLYRRGHCFLMSPASQEVAQLGDLSGCRTLGDFCAAPGGKSFILQARKRSRARLISCDLSLSRLRQMKARAGLYRIPQLGAVQADLVHPPFRSRFDFILLDVPCTGTATLRANPDIRWRLAEEDVRRLSRIQRALLRSSFRMLRPGGQLVYATCSTEPEENLEVVETLLNSEPEAKLVRQPEEDFLKREAFFAAWLVRTGGGTVSPPVTRGIGG
- a CDS encoding ABC transporter ATP-binding protein gives rise to the protein MRHTLEMDRVKNLVVAEDLQMVFRIGKMEVPALRGINLKVRTGEFLAIMGPSGCGKSTLLHLLGGLLTPSSGRIWIDGVEMSLVSDAERTEIRKMKIGFVFQRFNLLPTLTARHNIELACRIHGNGHQNEARTREIFKLLGLEGKMDHKPSELSGGEQQRISVARAVINRPALLLADEPTGNLDSQNSDNVLSILKELNQRYNQTILMITHNPDAAAAASRVIRMMDGRLVSSDSE
- a CDS encoding PASTA domain-containing protein, which translates into the protein MVSRRRKKKRSARRRNPFVAVVKLGLLAGVLMVVFLFSLIISMRVATRATEVVVPSLIRTDMEQARKKLEALGLGLAVEGEVYDASIPNGAVVAQLPTPGVRLKANGRVRVMVSLGVQHKPVPDLIGSTQRVARLMSQQSGYEIGHTSEIFLADVGSDQIIRQVPNPGSTEVLTARVDVLVGKKRVQSYIMPDFRDLNLNRVRSLIRKNGFESPKVNYTRGARRSRGKVVRQYPEAGNMLKENDKIILEVAS
- a CDS encoding ABC transporter permease, which gives rise to MTMDFLYKILYEVEEYVTLTIRSVTNIFRRPRYIQDTFQQMETIGVRSVLIVVLVGFFTGGVLALQTSKSLKAFGAVNLMGQLISLSLIREMGPVLTALMLAGRAGSGIASELGSMVVTEQISAMRALGTDPVKKLVTPRVIACTTMVPLLTVIADVFGLVGGWIVSFYNLRLNTALYWNEAFRAIDYNVVLEGLMKPVVFGFIVGSVGCYYGLGTRGGTRGVGRNTTQAVVTASILVIVADFFLGKLILELWH
- the fmt gene encoding methionyl-tRNA formyltransferase, which encodes MRVLFLGTPDFARTFLEALAQNQTRLGLRLAGVVTQPDRKSGRGRKLSPPPVKVAALQFGLPIFQCARIRGDAEALEFLRQARPDVMVVVAFGQILPREFFAWPRFGSLNVHTSLLPRYRGAAPVVHAILNGEKETGVTIMKLDEGMDTGDVLAQSTTPIGPDVTSGDLERQLSRQGVELLLGTLPSYLSGELQARPQDHERAILAPLIRKDDARIDWTRPACRIHDQIRAFNPRPGAFTCFRGERLKIWRSRNPHASAFPVPDGRIRTTGKGSILVGCGQGTSLELLELQLANRGRLRARDFTNGMTLRSGERLGVGG
- a CDS encoding ATP-binding cassette domain-containing protein, whose amino-acid sequence is MIRFENVTKKYEDHTVLEDFDMEVRRGETMVLLGGSGSGKSTILKMVVGLVSPDSGSVFVDGEEITRLREDDLMPIRRKIGIVFQEGALFDSLTVWENVAYRVIESDGYTMDQIDDWVYRLLGFVGLQNAIDKMPTELSGGMKRRVAIARALMGSPRIMLYDEPTAGLDPITSRITCELIMRLRDLEGVTGILVTNDLQAVRALSGEVSTKAPDGTVDFKPVDPETTLRNTRFVMIKDGRIHYEGGDPSREGGDEYVREFLA
- the aroC gene encoding chorismate synthase; this encodes MRFLTSGESHGKGLISNIEGFPAQVPVDVDFINADLRRRMSGYGRGLRMKIESDQVDIFAGVRNGETLGSPIAFIIHNRDWVNWTEVMSVEPNPEGVRKRQVTRPRPGHADLVGALKYQFRDMRNVLERSSARETASRVAVGAFCKLLLRELGIQVYSHVISIRNVRISDELLDSVSIDLIPRIESSDLRCCDPDLDDAMKAAVDDAIDRGDTLGGTFEVRAAGVPPGLGSHVHWDRKLDGRLAQALMSINAIKAVETGSGLEKAPMGSEFHDEIFYDDEKREFYRKTNRAGGIEGGTSNGQEIIVRAVVKPIATLKRPLMSVNLETKEAFKAQYERSDTCVVPAAGVIGEAMVAIVLVQAIQEKFGGDNLSELKNNLESFRERVRAM
- the def gene encoding peptide deformylase, with protein sequence MIRPILKFGAPELQRESEPVETFDGKLRDLARDLLETMYAAPGIGLAAPQVGVNLRLLVVDISAGEEKGNQIVLVNPEILETEGEQKGEEGCLSIPGFTAMVDRPQRIRIAGQDTRGRRVEVEAQDLLARALCHEVDHLDGVLYLDRISFFKRDLIKRKIRKLIRSGDW
- a CDS encoding CDP-alcohol phosphatidyltransferase family protein, which encodes MISQTIGHGAQVILRGIVRCLMALHVKPNHLTFLGFITSIWAAFVFASGHFVTAGLVLILAGLFDMVDGMVARTANTATPFGAFFDSVMDRYSDLIIYLGLIIYYGQQDRFTYVVLVSVAMMGSVLISYTRARAECLIPSCKVGFLERPERLVLLIIGSFYFMEPVLWAIAVIGNWTVIHRILHTRSQMRPSEPKPGQGRAGRQPAGSMRYVRGTWRYDVVCVMILGFIFLTPGSVFDGSLFSKRQEPENQQEIVPDPKKSQVQTFNQRVLPSSRQEISPP
- a CDS encoding outer membrane lipoprotein carrier protein LolA, giving the protein MDSARISLLFLLLGFFTGLPSGAMETVPAAPGLESVLEKMDRRGGNLQSMSARIIQKKWTDILEEFDEEERGEFHFLRENEAIRLRRDITEPGVSTLLINDGKGIFYQPLLKQANRYDLGARKDRAEFLLLGFTSKKEALRDAYSIRWLGPEMVGGRETYALELTPRSGKVSAFFSRIVLWVDGRLWVPIQQKLVEPTRDYLLIRFEDVRLNLDLPASRFELELPSDVNVIQF